A section of the Phaseolus vulgaris cultivar G19833 chromosome 8, P. vulgaris v2.0, whole genome shotgun sequence genome encodes:
- the LOC137825221 gene encoding uncharacterized protein → MLDPRLKRGTICVKSVLQKNNRKNQWYLDSGFSKHMTGEVTQFTSLKLKAEGHVTYGDKNRGRILGRRNVGTEDSTTIENVLYVEGLKHSLLSISQLCDKGYKVNFEVNTYTISNETSGKVLFTSRRVNNMYLLDMSVGI, encoded by the coding sequence ATgttggaccctagactaaaaaggggtaccatatgtgttaaatctgttttgcagaaaaacaacaggaaaaaccagtggtacttggatagcGGATTTTCAAAGCATATGACTGGTGAAGTGACTCAATTCACAAGTCTGAAACTTAAAGCTGAGGGGCATGTTACATATGGAGACAAAAATagaggaagaattcttggaagaagaaatgTTGGTACTGAAGATTCAACCACAATTGAAAATGTCTTGTATGTGGAAGGACTaaagcatagtcttctaagtATTAGCCAACTGTGTGACAAAGGCTACAAGGTTAATTTCGAAGTCAACACCtatacaatttcaaatgaaacctctggtaaggtgttgttcacAAGTAGAAGGGTAAACAACATGTATCTCTTAGATATGAGTGTTGGCATTTGA
- the LOC137825222 gene encoding L10-interacting MYB domain-containing protein-like: MDRGKGIASESSTGVREHKRWTTDMDFQLLNAMIDEASMGNCIDGSWTTQGYTNIVKSLHQSGLVGITKNNVKNRQKSLKDRWREIHDLFSGLSGFAWNPTSKIFEAEDEVWDMLIKVTYST, from the coding sequence ATGGATCGCGGAAAGGGTATTGCTTCAGAGTCATCTACAGGTGTCCGTGAACACAAAAGATGGACTACCGACATGGATTTTCAACTGTTGAATGCCATGATCGATGAGGCATCTATGGGTAACTGCATTGATGGTAGTTGGACGACGCAGGGTTATACAAACATCGTTAAATCCCTACATCAGAGTGGATTAGTAGggattacaaaaaataatgtgaAAAACAGGCAGAAAAGCCTTAAGGACAGATGGCGTGAGATCCATGATCTATTTAGTGGATTGAGTGGTTTCGCTTGGAATCCAACTTCAAAAATTTTCGAGGCCGAAGATGAAGTGTGGGATATGTTGATAAAGGTAACATATTCAACCTGA